Proteins from a single region of Amblyomma americanum isolate KBUSLIRL-KWMA chromosome 10, ASM5285725v1, whole genome shotgun sequence:
- the LOC144108574 gene encoding uncharacterized protein LOC144108574, translating into MEAAGVVSKVTEPTDWSSHMVTVIKNDKESVKYLGHVLTRDGLSLDPGRLEDIFHVQAPCNRKELQTFLGMVNFVSRFIRNMSTLTASLRELLKKNAAWESTRPRETEYKARDKLVCVLKKVQYT; encoded by the exons atggaagcagccggagtagtttccaaagtgaccgagccaaccgattggtccagccacatggttaccgtcataaagaacgacaag gaatccgtcaagtacctaggccacgtgttgacgcgcgacgggttgagcctggatccagggagactggaagatattttccacgtgcaggccccttgcaaccggaaagagctacagacattcttgggtatggtgaacttcgtttcccgcttcattcgtaatatgtcaacgctcacagcatcgctccgagaacttttaaaaaagaatgctgcatgg GAGTCTACACGCCCCAGAGAGACCGAGTACAAGGCCAGAGATAAGCTTGTGTGCGTGCTGAAAAAGGTCCAGTACACGTAG